A genomic region of Pseudocalidococcus azoricus BACA0444 contains the following coding sequences:
- the cas10 gene encoding type III-B CRISPR-associated protein Cas10/Cmr2: protein MSQIFWQAKIWGILHDPVFKALHNNSSGRGGNSFWRRLAVMQSWVSENWDPEETNRNFLKWILQADYLASASDRGAIGSLQIPVDYDQEGLEITHLLSGDKLQLRLKTDVHQRILSSRKESLQFFENSLLNPEIATEQDIQKVFWWLWRCLPIEAQRAFGDDEKLLLMPAETRLPDSSIWSHVSTTSALAGALAGYDLEAENVPKWQQKTASRPYLGIFSFSPIQELIKASRKLRDFWAGSWILHYLSAHVCWKLARKYGPDALIYPNLFQQPLIDHWLREQYPEFHDWIPEPTAQQLLTAGFPNVIVMILPEAKVKSAMELAKQALMNEWLRISQLSLEELHDQRHWQRDLRPEDSSWHGWLKSQWQTYWTALPIGDKAIHQNSATPLSFRFDDSTVPNEDIWNPEFQKWLDQQNITYGLVSTTDQSKQSLFANTETKKHGKQILFQKKEAHFLYCSLQQSWYRSFKINVGSWWPYIFDQLRFSLNACKNARIWQVPTAFSPRSTISGLGPVVYPTPEDGKDWISEGETKELWKHHAGLFDGNEQLNATEVIKRTLPRILDTLLNRDDLTNSGYPDLTAGVAGYFKSFKSEDRAKALNYFHETCYKVEDIIEEFLGRSKVANLDDNQAWGIPWIDTHRTASFRDFHSRYLNPGWLLETSNDTNDEIIKETQRKITNCLTQRYSGNNPADWYVLAAGDGDGMSNWLKGTPIKEYEKYVATELKTKIKDRAKNSDNNDSQELYQAFADFITLKKRMGPATHGALSRALLDFSNQLVPYLTEQRYAGRLIYGGGDDVLAYTNLWEWDRWLWDIRQCFRGDQDPQKEFDDTGDYWRWKTSEVPANLSTRPLFTMGKFATISFGIVIAHHSVPLAIALENLWEAEKEAKEHYCETVQEKKPKKKDAVQTRVMYGNGNILNATAKFDTFHQWQSLLTVNQTLETDLEPALFEQAATVWQQHPAPFEAIEPWTIAFCERREKLNTPELKTLKTKFQDNLANFLISLCQTTSEKERDKEIQRWLKLAAFVLRHREIKLGNV from the coding sequence ATGTCTCAAATATTCTGGCAGGCCAAGATTTGGGGAATTCTCCATGATCCGGTCTTTAAAGCCCTTCATAATAATTCTTCAGGCCGGGGCGGCAATAGTTTTTGGCGAAGATTGGCTGTGATGCAGAGTTGGGTTTCAGAAAATTGGGATCCCGAGGAGACAAATCGTAATTTTCTGAAATGGATTTTACAGGCAGACTATTTGGCCTCCGCCAGTGATCGAGGAGCTATTGGTAGTTTGCAGATACCTGTTGATTACGATCAAGAAGGGCTAGAGATTACGCATTTACTCTCTGGAGATAAACTTCAATTAAGGCTCAAGACTGATGTTCATCAAAGAATATTGTCAAGCCGCAAAGAATCCCTACAATTTTTTGAAAATTCACTCCTAAATCCAGAAATTGCCACAGAACAGGATATTCAAAAAGTGTTTTGGTGGTTGTGGCGATGTTTACCCATCGAGGCCCAACGGGCATTTGGTGATGATGAGAAACTCTTGCTCATGCCTGCGGAAACACGCTTACCCGATAGCTCTATTTGGAGTCATGTCAGTACGACCTCGGCTTTAGCTGGGGCACTTGCTGGATATGATTTAGAAGCTGAAAATGTTCCTAAGTGGCAACAGAAAACAGCCTCTCGGCCCTATTTAGGGATTTTTAGTTTCAGTCCGATCCAGGAACTCATCAAAGCAAGCCGGAAGTTACGGGATTTTTGGGCGGGGTCTTGGATTTTGCATTATTTGTCGGCTCATGTGTGTTGGAAACTAGCCCGCAAGTATGGCCCCGATGCGTTGATTTATCCCAACCTATTTCAGCAACCCTTAATTGATCATTGGCTCCGGGAGCAATATCCAGAGTTTCATGATTGGATTCCCGAACCCACGGCACAACAGCTTCTCACGGCCGGATTTCCCAATGTGATTGTGATGATTCTGCCAGAAGCTAAGGTTAAATCGGCGATGGAATTAGCCAAACAGGCCTTGATGAATGAGTGGTTAAGAATTAGTCAATTAAGTTTAGAGGAACTACACGATCAACGACATTGGCAGCGGGATTTACGACCTGAGGATAGTTCTTGGCACGGCTGGCTAAAGTCTCAATGGCAAACCTATTGGACTGCATTACCGATTGGGGATAAAGCAATCCATCAAAATTCAGCGACTCCACTATCTTTCCGTTTTGATGATTCTACAGTTCCCAATGAAGATATCTGGAATCCTGAGTTTCAGAAGTGGTTAGATCAACAAAATATTACTTATGGTCTAGTTTCAACAACGGATCAATCTAAACAATCCCTATTTGCTAATACTGAGACTAAGAAGCACGGTAAACAGATATTATTCCAGAAAAAAGAGGCTCATTTTCTTTATTGTTCGCTTCAACAAAGTTGGTATCGATCTTTCAAAATTAATGTGGGTTCCTGGTGGCCCTATATTTTTGATCAGTTGCGGTTTAGCTTAAATGCCTGCAAAAATGCTCGGATTTGGCAAGTTCCAACTGCGTTTAGCCCACGCTCGACGATTTCTGGCCTAGGGCCTGTGGTGTACCCAACTCCTGAGGATGGCAAAGACTGGATTAGCGAGGGAGAAACGAAAGAACTGTGGAAACATCACGCTGGCCTGTTTGATGGAAATGAACAACTGAATGCAACTGAGGTCATTAAGCGCACATTGCCCAGGATTTTAGATACACTTCTGAATCGAGATGATTTAACCAATTCCGGTTATCCTGATTTGACGGCAGGAGTTGCAGGTTATTTCAAATCATTTAAGTCAGAAGATAGAGCCAAGGCATTAAATTATTTTCATGAGACCTGTTACAAAGTTGAAGATATTATCGAAGAGTTTTTAGGACGGAGCAAAGTTGCTAACCTTGATGATAACCAGGCCTGGGGTATTCCTTGGATTGATACTCATCGAACAGCATCATTTCGTGATTTCCATTCCCGTTATTTGAACCCAGGCTGGCTGCTAGAAACATCGAATGACACTAATGATGAAATTATCAAAGAAACTCAACGAAAGATTACCAATTGTTTAACGCAAAGGTATTCTGGCAATAATCCGGCAGATTGGTATGTGTTGGCGGCTGGTGATGGGGATGGGATGAGTAATTGGTTGAAAGGAACACCAATAAAAGAGTATGAGAAATATGTTGCAACTGAATTGAAAACCAAGATTAAAGATCGAGCAAAAAACTCTGATAACAATGACAGTCAGGAACTTTACCAGGCCTTTGCAGACTTTATTACGCTGAAAAAACGAATGGGGCCGGCAACACATGGAGCCTTAAGTCGAGCCTTATTAGATTTTTCCAATCAACTGGTTCCTTATTTAACTGAACAACGCTATGCCGGACGTTTAATTTATGGCGGGGGTGACGATGTTCTAGCCTATACAAATCTTTGGGAATGGGATCGCTGGTTGTGGGATATTCGTCAATGTTTTCGGGGTGATCAGGATCCCCAAAAAGAATTTGATGACACGGGCGATTATTGGCGTTGGAAAACGAGCGAAGTACCTGCAAATCTCTCAACCAGGCCCCTATTTACGATGGGAAAATTTGCCACGATTAGTTTTGGGATTGTGATTGCCCATCATTCGGTGCCATTGGCGATTGCTTTGGAAAATCTTTGGGAGGCTGAGAAGGAAGCTAAAGAGCATTATTGTGAAACAGTTCAGGAGAAAAAGCCGAAAAAGAAAGATGCTGTCCAAACTCGGGTGATGTATGGCAATGGCAATATTCTCAATGCTACGGCTAAGTTTGATACCTTTCATCAGTGGCAATCGCTGCTCACGGTCAATCAAACGTTAGAAACCGATTTAGAACCTGCCTTATTTGAACAGGCCGCAACCGTTTGGCAACAACATCCGGCTCCCTTTGAGGCAATTGAACCCTGGACAATCGCATTTTGTGAACGGCGGGAAAAACTCAATACTCCTGAACTCAAAACACTTAAAACTAAATTCCAGGATAATCTGGCTAATTTCCTCATTTCCCTGTGCCAAACCACGTCCGAGAAAGAGCGAGATAAAGAAATTCAAAGGTGGTTAAAGTTAGCGGCTTTTGTGTTACGGCATCGAGAAATTAAGTTGGGGAATGTTTAA
- a CDS encoding type III-B CRISPR module-associated Cmr3 family protein, translated as MVLTTDTKLTPKSSSTQEIYWYTLTPLDVLMFRDAKPFTPGERAWASGDVFPPNGHTIAGAIRGLLSQKLEIKLTGPFLCYKNELYFPKPLSWVGEQLLTPQAWLPQDHPAKQMVWDTDQPSPLVLPERNPHDSDSDAPPGPEIRQFLPYRSILKWIQGNRLKAEDFYCNQEANETSKPWKIETRPHNTLQAGTRQVKEADGYFVEKVIRLATEWSLAIGLDEKTHTLIQQLQQLGQPLSLRLGGEGHRVILELANVSISEQWQLLKLHSEHNFQQQSKSLAYLITPGVFERITLDSKSQRRKSICQAWPWEWTPMGRHNAKNPVLAGVATAQPVPISCRFRDDADQSKPAPQVFAAPSGSVYFLEKPDSLYQDQEISKKVNHWRQLGYSELLWIPYQEVK; from the coding sequence ATGGTTTTAACAACAGATACCAAACTAACTCCAAAAAGCTCATCCACTCAAGAAATTTACTGGTACACACTTACACCCTTAGATGTCTTGATGTTTCGGGATGCTAAACCCTTTACGCCGGGAGAACGGGCCTGGGCCAGTGGGGATGTGTTTCCGCCGAATGGTCATACGATTGCGGGTGCGATTCGAGGCTTATTAAGTCAAAAACTTGAAATTAAATTAACAGGCCCGTTTTTATGTTATAAAAATGAACTTTATTTTCCCAAACCGTTATCTTGGGTGGGCGAGCAATTATTAACCCCCCAGGCCTGGCTACCACAGGATCATCCGGCGAAACAAATGGTTTGGGATACGGATCAACCCTCGCCATTAGTGTTACCCGAACGAAATCCTCACGATTCAGACTCTGATGCACCCCCAGGCCCCGAGATACGCCAGTTTTTACCCTATCGGTCTATTTTGAAATGGATTCAAGGTAATAGACTCAAGGCTGAAGACTTTTACTGTAATCAAGAAGCTAACGAAACATCTAAACCGTGGAAAATTGAAACTCGACCCCACAACACGCTCCAGGCCGGGACACGACAAGTTAAAGAAGCGGATGGATATTTTGTTGAAAAGGTGATTCGCTTAGCCACTGAGTGGAGTTTAGCCATTGGCCTGGATGAGAAAACCCATACTTTAATTCAACAACTTCAACAACTGGGACAGCCTTTATCATTACGGTTAGGCGGTGAAGGACATCGAGTGATTTTAGAACTAGCTAATGTATCTATTTCTGAGCAATGGCAACTATTAAAACTTCACTCAGAGCATAACTTCCAACAGCAATCCAAATCTTTAGCTTATTTGATTACCCCAGGAGTTTTTGAACGCATTACATTAGATTCCAAAAGTCAGCGGCGGAAAAGTATCTGCCAGGCCTGGCCGTGGGAATGGACACCAATGGGTCGGCACAATGCTAAAAATCCAGTTCTGGCCGGAGTTGCTACAGCCCAACCTGTTCCCATTAGTTGTCGGTTTCGAGATGATGCGGATCAGAGTAAGCCAGCCCCCCAAGTCTTTGCCGCTCCATCGGGAAGTGTTTATTTTTTGGAAAAACCAGATTCCCTCTATCAAGATCAAGAAATCAGTAAAAAAGTGAATCACTGGCGACAACTGGGCTATTCGGAACTACTTTGGATTCCTTATCAGGAGGTGAAATGA
- a CDS encoding Uma2 family endonuclease, whose amino-acid sequence MTATLTPAPTQQLTLYDVSWETYEQLLSAFGERPIKLNYSHGILEIMIMSYQHERYKSLIARLIETLTEEMNMPIASAGSTTLKKKKLARGLEPDECFYLQNETAVRGKKEINLQYDPPPDLAIEIDITSCSVSRMSIYHAFGVLEVWRFDGTRLEFYQWSDSGYGLVEFSPAFPQLQASDLMPFIELTETSDNTTVFRQFRAWVKKNLSSE is encoded by the coding sequence ATGACCGCAACTCTGACTCCAGCCCCAACGCAACAACTAACTCTCTATGACGTGAGTTGGGAAACCTATGAACAGCTCCTCTCTGCTTTTGGTGAGCGGCCGATAAAGCTTAACTATAGTCATGGGATTTTAGAGATTATGATTATGTCCTATCAGCATGAGCGATATAAAAGCTTAATTGCTCGACTGATTGAGACATTGACGGAAGAAATGAATATGCCAATTGCAAGTGCAGGCTCGACAACATTAAAGAAAAAGAAACTTGCACGAGGTTTAGAACCAGATGAGTGTTTTTATCTTCAAAATGAGACTGCTGTGCGAGGCAAGAAAGAGATCAATTTACAGTACGATCCGCCACCAGATTTAGCCATAGAAATTGATATTACCAGTTGCTCGGTTAGTCGGATGTCTATCTACCATGCATTTGGTGTATTGGAAGTCTGGCGGTTTGATGGGACAAGATTAGAGTTTTATCAATGGTCAGATTCCGGGTATGGCCTGGTGGAGTTTAGTCCTGCTTTTCCTCAACTGCAAGCATCTGACTTAATGCCTTTTATTGAGTTGACGGAAACTAGCGATAATACAACTGTATTTCGTCAATTCCGGGCCTGGGTCAAAAAGAATTTATCATCTGAGTAA
- a CDS encoding type II toxin-antitoxin system PemK/MazF family toxin — protein MSEMIKFLSYGDIVLVALPSNQPQGHEQEGKKPAIIVGIPKGVTRYPLILLAPLTSKIGKWALENPLMYPKLSPRVDALPQESVVLLDQIRAVDVKRVISYLGSLTSNEYELIQNGLSKIFNINGA, from the coding sequence ATGAGTGAAATGATTAAATTTCTCAGTTATGGTGATATTGTGTTAGTTGCTTTGCCAAGTAATCAACCTCAAGGTCATGAACAGGAAGGAAAGAAACCTGCGATCATTGTTGGGATTCCAAAGGGCGTAACACGTTATCCTTTAATTCTATTAGCTCCCTTGACGAGTAAAATAGGTAAATGGGCATTGGAAAACCCTCTGATGTATCCAAAATTAAGTCCAAGAGTTGATGCACTGCCCCAAGAGTCTGTAGTTTTATTGGATCAAATTCGAGCAGTTGATGTTAAACGAGTCATTAGCTATTTAGGCTCTCTAACTTCCAACGAATATGAATTAATTCAAAATGGACTAAGCAAAATCTTTAACATTAATGGAGCTTGA
- the cmr4 gene encoding type III-B CRISPR module RAMP protein Cmr4 — MTQLVYLYLLSPLHTGGTTQEGNLLGIARESHTNLPYIPSSTIRGRLRASTADNQRSELWGNTIDDVTKEGDSNLTQGQLWIGDGSLLWVPVPSLSHGVIWVSSRLLLKRWQRLNSKNQAKVPDEYSNNFSNNNPVYLKDAILPGQDLKKVNLQAWIPQSEVSCINHALVLPDQHCATLIQMCLWRQVKIKLDEHKTVDGGFRYEEAIPPDTLMYFPWGITTQAKANTTAASDKFEAILAEHSVLQIGGQESLGRGFVKNWSSED, encoded by the coding sequence ATGACTCAACTTGTTTATCTTTATCTTCTCTCTCCTCTGCATACTGGAGGCACAACCCAAGAAGGTAATTTATTAGGAATTGCTCGAGAATCTCACACCAATTTACCCTATATTCCTTCCAGTACAATTCGCGGACGGCTGCGAGCTTCAACAGCAGATAATCAACGATCTGAACTTTGGGGCAATACGATTGATGATGTAACTAAAGAGGGTGATTCTAACCTCACTCAAGGTCAACTGTGGATTGGGGATGGTTCGCTACTTTGGGTTCCAGTTCCGTCTTTAAGCCATGGCGTGATTTGGGTTAGCTCGCGTTTATTGCTCAAACGGTGGCAGCGATTAAACTCAAAAAATCAGGCAAAAGTCCCGGATGAATATAGCAATAACTTCTCCAATAACAATCCGGTTTATCTCAAAGATGCAATTCTCCCAGGCCAAGATTTGAAAAAAGTTAACCTCCAGGCCTGGATTCCGCAATCAGAGGTAAGCTGTATCAATCACGCCTTAGTCTTACCAGATCAACACTGTGCCACGTTAATTCAAATGTGTCTTTGGCGACAGGTCAAAATTAAGCTCGATGAGCATAAAACGGTAGATGGTGGATTTCGTTATGAAGAAGCTATTCCGCCTGATACACTCATGTATTTTCCTTGGGGAATTACAACCCAGGCCAAGGCAAACACAACCGCTGCATCTGATAAATTTGAAGCCATACTCGCTGAGCATTCTGTCTTACAAATTGGGGGGCAGGAAAGCTTAGGCCGAGGATTTGTCAAAAACTGGAGTTCAGAAGATTAG
- a CDS encoding ParE family toxin-like protein, protein MRSELSPDFIERFQELPERVKRTARKNYQLWKDNPSHPSLEFKEVNQESQIWSIRVGIGWRALGRLKSKDVVIWFWIGSHAEYDKLLKKL, encoded by the coding sequence ATGAGGTCGGAGTTAAGTCCAGATTTCATCGAGCGATTCCAAGAGCTTCCAGAAAGGGTGAAAAGAACAGCCAGAAAAAACTATCAATTATGGAAGGATAACCCAAGTCATCCAAGTTTGGAGTTTAAGGAAGTCAATCAAGAAAGTCAAATTTGGTCAATCAGAGTCGGAATAGGTTGGAGGGCACTGGGCAGGCTTAAGAGCAAAGATGTCGTTATCTGGTTTTGGATTGGCTCTCATGCAGAGTATGACAAATTATTGAAGAAACTGTAA
- a CDS encoding Uma2 family endonuclease produces MSSVAIPIDSITLGPGSSMTVNQIDWPKFQQILTSLPEHRQTRIAYYQNTLELMSPLSRHERPHRIAGYIVTALLDAQGQDWEDFGSTTFQYPGLAGIEPDTCFYIANAQAVRDCQGRIDVSLYPPPDLAIEADVTSKTLLSAYESIRTPELWIYQDHSLEIFFFMATATNPPQAVLFFLTFQFQTLFPI; encoded by the coding sequence ATGTCGTCTGTTGCTATTCCGATTGACTCAATCACCTTGGGGCCTGGTAGCTCAATGACGGTTAATCAGATTGATTGGCCAAAGTTTCAGCAAATTCTAACTAGCCTGCCCGAACATCGTCAAACCCGCATTGCCTACTACCAAAACACCCTGGAACTCATGTCCCCCCTCTCCCGCCATGAACGTCCCCATCGGATTGCTGGTTATATTGTCACGGCTTTACTTGATGCTCAAGGGCAAGATTGGGAAGACTTTGGTTCAACGACCTTTCAATACCCAGGCCTGGCAGGGATAGAACCCGATACCTGTTTTTATATTGCCAATGCTCAAGCTGTTAGAGACTGCCAAGGCCGTATTGATGTGAGTCTTTATCCACCCCCAGACTTAGCCATTGAAGCTGATGTCACTTCTAAAACACTGCTGTCAGCCTATGAATCTATTCGCACCCCAGAACTATGGATTTATCAAGATCACTCTTTAGAAATCTTCTTTTTCATGGCAACAGCTACCAACCCTCCCCAAGCAGTCTTATTTTTCCTAACATTCCAATTCCAAACCTTATTCCCGATTTAA
- a CDS encoding RAMP superfamily CRISPR-associated protein — protein MVNPLARPPKNPLPKPNPPATARPNSAAMQSPVRPGQGNNQGGNRGGGDHRGGGNNQGGNHQNPGNNNQPSPWLEHPSDPIPRPDNSASFVEYLRWMREVCRNQNRDGKDPTDPATKVQILQLAEEKADYQDRLEKLNERTRLIAGQNHYFEVTSSWRIRVGGHRGPESILLPAFDALGMPYIPSSTLRGVARTQAIREFMDQDGLTWKEAEKLIAPYFGSLDASNNADKAGKVIFLDAYPIPNHGKCGLEVDMANNIWSWSNGNNLPEYSPNPNPFFSLKKSKFLIGIKPTGACDTQTFNQVKQWLINGLTSGIGSQVNTGYGVLTTNNQVPQGFLQVDFTLEGQLIHGCQKFTQLTFKNDKWQTRGNPDPEVRSVAFKSMLRYWFRAFALGVLPVDIVKNLEAEIFGSINPQKRGYLVVRIDNDKLVKKEAKQKNDDPGEQSGTLILDYSTEINDNQKQPLTNLAKNLTWLMFHLGGIGQGARRPCYSRNNRQYAPWWRGSTLIPESEHEFWDLPETPQAMQTLFRQRLQQFYQALNNFTTHPVNSGNLRQNGVVRNNQWSQAVDTNCQIFVCTGKAEFGKPCALAQLHHENLKKTITNKQNKQEKIYDPDLCGTTSRKNVKPSPIWISNIELDSGKDYQIVTVFGATQAPRSTYLDNLKKNTQACLQIFPFNKKIALNPMSKKIHHIFISLVGSHDPIPDSKPDQTKETQNDKGSIISLIEHLIILNNKPEQVHLLHTTDEKFTKNARDTAYWLIEELKEYEASQITLHPVSKEFSDDPIRQALAIQEARTLIDQLELSPKNNYQLEFNASSGTPAMKTVWGVLQATGYLKTSSRIWQVRNPNEMKTGQSHIFENNVNPLRAEIELQLIKSQLKTFNYAAALATYLQSGLAYNPIIDALLKYGNARLFLDFKSADRILYESKVKCEYRWKKDIKILQKNITNQSIEDKKMLLREGYYNAIVKLENKHYSDFLVALFRLQEHLLNLLIFDMTGLKLTGKTNNTLTEWSTIKMIDNGKLREFLDIYKLPSGDYLNCNVGISRYVKLGIVDYLLGKSADIPSSVIKSLRLLDDYCEKRNSYVHEFSGISKIDDEQKVRECLKIVVEFAAGSVQDFPFHQLNRDIEEQLQRLV, from the coding sequence ATGGTCAACCCGCTCGCCCGTCCGCCTAAAAATCCCCTCCCAAAGCCCAATCCACCTGCCACAGCCCGACCCAATTCAGCCGCCATGCAAAGCCCTGTTCGTCCAGGCCAAGGCAATAATCAGGGCGGTAATCGGGGTGGTGGTGATCATCGCGGCGGCGGTAACAATCAAGGCGGGAATCATCAAAACCCAGGCAACAACAACCAACCCTCTCCTTGGCTCGAACATCCCAGTGATCCGATCCCCCGTCCTGATAACTCTGCCAGTTTTGTTGAATATCTTCGATGGATGAGAGAAGTTTGCCGCAATCAAAACAGGGATGGTAAAGATCCAACCGATCCAGCAACTAAAGTCCAAATTCTGCAACTTGCTGAAGAGAAAGCAGACTATCAAGACCGTTTAGAAAAATTGAATGAGCGAACTCGCTTAATCGCTGGACAGAATCATTATTTTGAAGTCACCAGTTCATGGCGGATCCGGGTCGGTGGACATCGGGGGCCAGAAAGTATTTTATTACCCGCCTTTGATGCTTTAGGAATGCCCTATATTCCTTCTAGTACGTTGCGCGGTGTTGCTCGAACCCAGGCCATCCGTGAATTTATGGATCAAGACGGACTGACATGGAAAGAAGCAGAAAAATTAATTGCTCCTTACTTTGGCTCACTCGATGCCTCAAACAACGCTGATAAAGCCGGTAAAGTGATTTTTCTCGATGCCTACCCCATTCCTAATCATGGCAAATGTGGACTGGAAGTGGACATGGCAAACAATATCTGGAGCTGGAGTAATGGCAATAACCTCCCAGAATATTCTCCCAATCCAAACCCATTCTTCTCTCTCAAAAAATCTAAGTTTTTAATTGGTATTAAGCCCACCGGGGCCTGTGATACTCAAACTTTTAATCAAGTCAAGCAATGGTTAATTAACGGATTAACATCAGGCATTGGCTCCCAAGTCAACACAGGCTATGGCGTTCTGACAACTAATAACCAGGTTCCTCAAGGCTTTCTCCAAGTAGATTTCACTCTCGAAGGTCAACTGATTCACGGCTGCCAAAAATTTACCCAATTGACTTTCAAAAATGATAAATGGCAGACACGGGGTAATCCTGATCCAGAAGTGCGCTCTGTTGCCTTTAAGTCCATGTTGCGGTATTGGTTCCGAGCTTTTGCTCTGGGTGTTTTGCCTGTAGATATCGTCAAGAATTTAGAAGCCGAAATCTTTGGATCGATCAACCCGCAAAAAAGAGGTTATCTAGTTGTACGAATTGATAATGATAAATTAGTTAAAAAGGAAGCCAAACAAAAAAATGATGACCCTGGCGAGCAATCTGGAACGTTGATTCTAGATTATTCCACTGAAATCAATGACAATCAAAAGCAACCTCTAACAAATTTAGCTAAAAATCTCACCTGGCTCATGTTTCATCTTGGGGGTATTGGTCAAGGTGCAAGACGGCCCTGTTATTCTCGAAATAATCGTCAATATGCACCCTGGTGGCGTGGCTCAACCCTAATTCCTGAGAGTGAGCATGAATTTTGGGACTTACCCGAAACTCCCCAGGCCATGCAAACCTTATTTCGACAACGTTTACAACAGTTCTACCAGGCCTTGAACAACTTCACGACTCACCCCGTTAACTCTGGAAACTTGCGACAAAACGGCGTGGTCAGAAACAACCAATGGTCACAAGCAGTAGATACAAATTGTCAAATTTTCGTCTGTACTGGTAAAGCTGAGTTTGGTAAGCCTTGCGCTCTTGCTCAACTTCATCATGAAAATCTTAAAAAGACAATTACTAACAAGCAAAACAAGCAAGAGAAGATTTATGATCCTGACTTATGTGGAACAACATCTAGGAAAAATGTAAAGCCCTCTCCAATATGGATTTCTAATATTGAACTAGACTCCGGGAAAGATTATCAAATTGTGACTGTTTTTGGCGCAACCCAGGCCCCACGTAGTACCTATCTTGATAATCTTAAGAAAAATACCCAGGCCTGCCTGCAAATTTTCCCTTTTAACAAAAAAATTGCATTGAATCCCATGTCAAAAAAAATACATCACATCTTCATCTCTCTCGTTGGCAGTCACGATCCAATTCCTGACTCAAAACCAGACCAGACCAAAGAAACTCAAAATGATAAAGGTTCAATTATTAGCCTCATTGAACACCTGATCATTCTTAATAACAAACCAGAACAAGTTCATTTGTTACATACAACCGATGAAAAATTCACAAAAAATGCTAGAGATACAGCCTACTGGCTCATAGAAGAACTAAAGGAATATGAAGCATCACAAATTACTCTTCATCCCGTCAGCAAAGAATTTTCGGATGACCCGATCCGTCAAGCCCTAGCTATCCAAGAAGCTCGGACTCTGATTGATCAACTAGAGCTTAGTCCTAAGAATAACTATCAACTCGAATTTAATGCCTCCTCAGGAACACCAGCGATGAAAACCGTATGGGGCGTTCTGCAAGCCACTGGTTATTTAAAAACTTCCAGCCGCATCTGGCAAGTGAGAAATCCCAATGAAATGAAAACGGGGCAATCACACATCTTTGAAAATAATGTTAATCCGCTTAGAGCCGAAATAGAGTTGCAGCTTATAAAATCACAGCTTAAAACTTTTAATTATGCGGCTGCATTAGCAACTTATCTCCAATCAGGACTTGCGTATAATCCAATTATTGATGCTCTTCTGAAATATGGAAATGCTAGGTTATTTCTTGATTTTAAATCAGCGGATCGTATTCTTTATGAGAGTAAAGTTAAGTGTGAATATAGATGGAAGAAAGATATTAAAATATTACAAAAAAACATCACTAATCAATCTATAGAAGATAAAAAAATGCTGCTCAGGGAAGGATATTACAATGCTATTGTTAAACTAGAAAATAAGCATTATTCAGACTTTCTAGTAGCTCTTTTCCGCCTACAGGAGCATCTCTTAAATTTACTTATCTTCGACATGACCGGTCTAAAACTAACTGGAAAAACTAATAATACTCTCACTGAATGGTCCACTATCAAGATGATAGATAATGGTAAATTGCGTGAATTTCTAGATATTTATAAATTACCAAGTGGTGATTATTTGAACTGCAATGTTGGTATATCTCGCTATGTCAAGTTGGGAATTGTTGATTACTTGCTTGGTAAGTCGGCAGATATACCATCAAGCGTTATTAAATCTTTACGGCTTTTAGATGACTATTGCGAAAAACGAAACAGCTATGTTCATGAATTTTCTGGTATTTCCAAGATTGATGATGAGCAAAAGGTTCGAGAATGTCTAAAGATTGTAGTTGAATTCGCAGCCGGCTCGGTGCAAGATTTCCCCTTTCATCAACTGAATCGAGACATTGAAGAACAACTTCAGCGGCTTGTTTAA
- the csx18 gene encoding CRISPR-associated protein Csx18, translated as MYISPRAAQARNLSLATVNGTLTLIILLIAPLGLAAVIINTVLVALATYCTAVISDRVIRYLQKDSTSAELIGNSPESNIERRSQSSDLNR; from the coding sequence ATGTATATTTCTCCTCGCGCCGCCCAGGCCCGTAACCTTTCTCTCGCCACAGTCAACGGCACTCTCACCCTCATCATTTTATTAATTGCCCCCTTAGGTCTTGCAGCCGTAATTATCAACACCGTCTTAGTCGCCCTAGCCACATACTGCACAGCCGTAATTAGTGACCGAGTCATTCGATATCTTCAAAAAGACTCTACAAGTGCAGAATTAATTGGTAACTCTCCTGAATCCAATATCGAACGTCGCTCTCAATCCAGTGATCTAAACCGCTAA